Proteins from one Juglans microcarpa x Juglans regia isolate MS1-56 chromosome 6S, Jm3101_v1.0, whole genome shotgun sequence genomic window:
- the LOC121236697 gene encoding uncharacterized protein LOC121236697, translated as MDKSWMNLGDRLVSPAYAEGVKNFLTIAQNHCEESDRIRCRCRICCNNHFLPIFEVESHLFIKGINPNYTRWIFHGEEETLPIIDDDTDPGVGVEEKYIDDMDRMLDDIRAGTFEDAPEDNTTSSTQPSIPHPSPNSTFDQLLQDARRPLFDGCTKFSKLSFVVKLLHIKTLGGWSIKSFDMLISLLRSAFPDAKLPSSYQEARSLERGLDFKYHKIHACPNDCILFWKEYADLNECPICKASRWMPNTHGSRVIPQKVLRHFPLKPRLQRLFVTDKIACDMRWHKEQRVPDETSMRHPADSQSWKTFDQAHCWFARDARSVRLGLASDGFNPFNNLAKPYSIWPVILVPYNLPPWLCMKDQFFMTSLIIPGPKSPGNDIDVYLQPLIDELLELWEHGVPTYDASTKEMFMLHAALLWTINDFPAYGNLSGWSTKGKLACPSCNASTDSIWLKYGRKQCYMGHRRLLPAGHIWRTRKELFNGKEDYRMPPNWVEGAGLLTQLQMLGDVQFGKSCGKRKRPAEQLNWTKKNIFLKLPYWSMLRLRHNLDVMHVEKNISDSLLGTLMDIPGKTKDNINSRRDLENLGFRKELHLKSEGGRVTMPRALYTLHGDERNKFCEWLAGVKFPDGFASNVTHCVSVRDCKITGLKSHDHHVFLQRLLPIVVGGFLRSDIALALTELSSFFKELCARNLDVNRLSQLQLDIVTILCKLEMIFPPSFFDIMVHLAVHLPGEAILGGPVQYRWMYPFERYLGKFKRYVKNKARPEGSIAEAYIHIKCLTFCSMYLQDVETKFNRADRNIDGGEEDTIDGFKVFNQRLRPLGIARNVQLQDKLRTSAIWYVLNNYIEIGPYLEEHYEKCRLSNPNSVDRTHQTEFPTWFKQRVQDQRTGNPPRVSADLYALACGPDPWVASYAACIINGKRFHTKQLELRRRSQNSGVLVTGDEDTNNLDFYGVLNDVVELHYMGGRRVYLFSCDWFDVSDKKRGVRVDDHITSVNMDRTWYKNEPFVLACQASQCFYIRDIRSKGNWYVVQKYNNRNVYDIPPMPRVQDDIDDESSEDDVYQENEPSYDYPLLHCDAYPVSTPLSRTDIEPIHIDARGHMAVGGEPRHSTDFIDDGMVPFGSGDGYGDWEYSDEEDLSTDEETESE; from the exons atgGACAAAAGCTGGATGAATTTGGGTGATAGACTTGTATCACCTGCATATGCTGAAGGGGTTAAAAATTTCCTCACAATTGCACAAAACCATTGTGAGGAAAGTGATCGCATTCGGTGTCGCTGTCGTATATGCTGTAATAACCACTTCTTGCCTATATTTGAGGTAGAGTCTCACTTGTTCATAAAAGGGATCAATCCAAATTACACTCggtggatatttcatggggaggaggaaacaCTCCCCATCATTGATGACGACACTGATCCCGGGGTTGGAGTTGAAGAGAAGTACATTGATGACATGGACCGTATGTTAGATGACATCCGAGCAGGCACATTCGAAGATGCACCTGAAGACAACACTACATCGTCAACTCAGCCATCAATACCACATCCCTCCCCAAACTCAACTTTTGACCAACTATTACAGGATGCTCGACGTCCTCTTTTCGACGGCTGCACTAAATTCTCAAAGCTCTCATTCGTTGTGAAGTTGTTACATATTAAAACGCTTGGTGGGTGGTCAATCAAGTCTTTTGATATGCTCATAAGCCTTCTGCGGTCTGCCTTTCCTGATGCTAAATTGCCTAGTTCATATCAGGAGGCAAGGTCATTGGAGCGAGGGTTGGATTTCAAGTACCACAAAATACACGCATGCCCAAACGACTGCATTTTATTCTGGAAGGAATATGCTGATCTTAACGAGTGCCCTATATGTAAGGCTTCGCGTTGGATGCCAAATACACATGGGTCACGAGTGATCCCACAAAAAGTGCTTCGGCATTTTCCTTTGAAGCCAAGATTGCAGCGTCTCTTTGTGACAGACAAGATAGCGTGtgatatgagatggcataaagAGCAACGGGTACCCGATGAGACTAGTATGAGACATCCTGCTGACTCTCAGTCCTGGAAGACATTTGATCAAGCCCATTGTTGGTTTGCTAGGGATGCTCGCAGTGTTAGGCTCGGTCTGGCAAGCGACGGCTTCAATCCCTTCAACAACCTAGCAAAACCGTATAGCATTTGGCCAGTGATTCTTGTCCCGTATAACTTGCCGCcgtggttatgcatgaaagaccaGTTCTTCATGACATCACTCATTATCCCTGGTCCAAAATCACCAGGGAATGACATTGATGTGTATTTGCAGCCGTTAATTGATGAGTTGCTTGAACTCTGGGAACATGGGGTACCTACATATGATGCTTCTACAAAGGAAATGTTCATGTTGCATGCTGCCTTATTGTGGACAATTAATGATTTCCCTGCATATGGAAATCTTTCTGGGTGGTCAACAAAAGGGAAATTGGCATGTCCCTCTTGCAATGCAAGCACAGATTCTATTTGGTTGAAGTATGGTAGAAAACAGTGTTATATGGGACATCGACGTCTCTTACCGGCAGGTCACATTTGGAGGACAAGGAAAGAGTTGTTCAACGGTAAAGAAGATTATCGCATGCCACCAAATTGGGTTGAAGGAGCAGGTCTCTTAACTCAACTACAAATGCTTGGAGATGTCCAATTTGGAAAATCTTGTGGGAAGAGAAAACGCCCTGCAGAACAGTTGAACTggacaaagaaaaacatattcttGAAACTACCTTATTGGTCAATGTTGCGGCTTCGACataatctagatgttatgcatGTTGAGAAGAACATTTCCGATAGCTTATTGGGCACTTTAATGGACATTCCTggcaaaacaaaagataatataaattcTCGGCGTGACTTGGAGAACTTGGGCTTCAGAAAAGAATTGCATCTTAAGTCTGAAGGTGGACGTGTTACAATGCCACGTGCATTGTACACATTACATGGAGATGAAAGGAATAAATTCTGTGAGTGGCTCGCTGGGGTTAAATTTCCAGATGGGTTTGCCTCCAATGTCACACATTGCGTATCTGTACGTGATTGCAAAATCACTGGCCTCAAAAGCCATGACCATCATGTTTTCTTGCAACGATTGCTTCCTATTGTTGTTGGGGGGTTCTTAAGGAGTGATATTGCATTGGCATTGACTGAACTTAGCAgtttcttcaaagagttgtgcGCCCGAAACCTGGATGTGAATCGCTTATCCCAGCTCCAACTTGATATCGTCACCATTCTATGCAAATTAGAGATGATATTTCCTCCTTCTTTTTTCGATATTATGGTCCACCTAGCTGTCCATTTACCGGGTGAGGCCATACTCGGGGGTCCAGTTCAATATCGGTGGATGTATCCGTTCGAAAGATATCTTGGCAAATTCAAGcggtatgttaagaataaagccCGTCCAGAAGGTTCAATAGCGGAAGCCTACATTCACATCAAGTGTTTGACATTTTGCTCCATGTATCTCCAAGATGTTGAAACGAAGTTTAATCGAGCGGACCGCAACATTGATGGTGGAGAAGAGGATACTATAGATGGTTTCAAAGTTTTCAACCAAAGACTTCGTCCATTGGGTATAGCTCGTAATGTGCAATTACAAGATAAACTCCGCACCTCAGCCATATGGTACGTGCTTAACAACTATATCGAGATTGGACCTTATCTCGA GGAGCACTATGAGAAATGTAGGTTGTCAAACCCAAATTCTGTTGATCGTACGCATCAAACTGAGTTTCCAACTTGGTTCAAGCAACGT GTTCAAGACCAACGTACGGGAAACCCACCACGGGTGTCCGCTGATTTGTATGCGTTAGCTTGTGGTCCTGACCCTTGGGTTGCATCATATGCTGCCTGCATTATAAATGGTAAACGATTCCATACGAAGCAGCTTGAACTTCGCCGGCGATCACAAAATTCAGGAGTGTTGGTAACTGGTGACGAAGATACtaataatttagacttttatGGTGTTCTTAATGATGTTGTGGAGTTACACTACATGGGAGGTCGTCGAGTGTACTTGTTCAGCTGTGATTGGTTTGATGTTAGTGATAAGAAGCGTGGGGTACGAGTTGACGATCATATAACTAGTGTCAACATGGACAGAACTTGGTATAAGAATGAACCATTTGTGTTGGCATGCCAGGCTTCCCAGTGTTTTTACATTAGAGATATAAGGTCGAAGGGGAACTGGTATGTTGTGCAGAAGTATAATAATAGGAATGTGTATGACATTCCACCAATGCCAAGGGTTCAAGATGATATTGATGACGAATCAAGTGAGGATGAtgtatatcaagaaaatgagcCATCATATGATTATCcacttttacattgtgatgcATATCCAGTATCAACTCCACTTAGTAGGACTGATATAGAACCTATCCACATTGATGCACGAGGCCATATGGCAGTTGGTGGTGAGCCTAGACATTCAACAGACTTTATTGATGATGGAATGGTTCCATTTGGTTCCGGAGATGGTTATGGTGATTGGGAATATTCAGATGAAGAGGACCTATCCACCGATGAAGAAACGGAGTCAGAATAG